A genome region from Hevea brasiliensis isolate MT/VB/25A 57/8 chromosome 9, ASM3005281v1, whole genome shotgun sequence includes the following:
- the LOC110639713 gene encoding uncharacterized protein LOC110639713 isoform X3 encodes MDAVELNYPVDVAAPKLMGSDGFGRDRVTLMEEEAAACESSRELCNSLLSKKEWTSSVNFLESTPLDKVPGSELCQHASHLPSFPSESVSKQRHCSGANGPSRVVPTPEKAHVQRKSGQMSRSGSGCHKRPQIALLEDTKGPVVVDVMKDPSDKLGSHLTKIDSQEKAHLSRQKNNFSSKRGDRRNSKVSTRAKYDSFSVKASLASFSSAAAGNNFFGLYGLKTDVHDITKLVDDLSLNDLLQGAYECPSLGKDRGKKATNTTERILHSVRKACSILQLPRSAQIQNFADIDSCSNEKMPMCQSSSISTVGNGDNGDSSTTDISLSNKLQDSSSKSETPANLLNFSFDQPKDTLERLTLPPPKDLESLLLDAAKPAVSSRNASEPRPVKLLTSRSTCQGRWVKMGYAFSSLGSTSNYFTNLESFAYDETLVPASGTKLSILDNNFASSTFVPRCEWGSSIASASVTSHTPLGDTCMKESGGLKNRGKVGHCPKVLAAAQTLCEIAACNSRLNRDGMIMKWPKKPTQKVMKARKSKSNEKHEEMFASSTSTRNGDQILASKRPKLSTSENKEDLVHINGVRKGPINWSTPKSSRSSAKLSVRDSTAYIVKQSCMMPPPAKVLNRTCNGQQKVRKLMRMDWSWECDRQD; translated from the exons ATGGATGCTGTGGAGTTGAATTATCCTGTGGATGTGGCGGCACCGAAGCTTATGGGATCGGACGGGTTTGGTAGAGATAGGGTTACGTTGATGGAGGAGGAGGCAGCGGCTTGCGAGTCCAGCCGTGAGCTGTGCAACTCTTTGCTTAGCAAAAAAG AGTGGACAAGCTCAGTGAATTTTTTGGAGTCTACACCCTTGGATAAGGTTCCAGGTTCTGAACTTTGCCAGCATGCAAGCCACCTGCCCAGCTTTCCTAGTGAAAGCGTGTCCAAACAGCGCCATTGTAGTGGTGCCAATGGTCCTTCGAGGGTTGTTCCAACGCCTGAAAAAGCGCATGTACAGAGAAAATCAGGACAAATGTCAAGAAGTGGTAGTGGATGTCATAAAAGGCCACAAATAGCTCTATTGGAAGATACTAAAGGTCCAGTTGTGGTTGATGTCATGAAGGATCCATCTGATAAGCTAGGATCGCATCTGACAAAAATTGACTCTCAAG AGAAAGCTCATTTGTCAAGACAAAAGAACAACTTCAGCAGCAAACGTGGGGATAGGAGAAATTCCAAAGTTTCCACGAGGGCTAAATATGATTCCTTCTCTGTGAAGGCAAGTTTGGCGAGCTTCAGTTCAGCTGCTGCGGGAAACAACTTCTTTG GATTGTATGGTCTGAAGACAGATGTTCATGACATCACAAAACTTGTTGATGATTTATCATTGAATGATCTCCTTCAAGGCGCTTATGAGTGTCCTAGCTTAGGCAAAGACCGGGGAAAGAAAGCAACAAACACAACTGAACGTATTCTGCATTCAGTTAGAAAGGCTTGCTCTATTCTTCAGCTACCTAGGTCTGCACAGATCCAAAATTTTGCTGATATAGATAGCTGTTCCAATGAGAAAATGCCTATGTGCCAATCTAGCTCTATTTCTACTGTGGGAAATGGAGATAATGGTGATTCATCTACAACAGATATATCTTTATCAAACAAG TTACAGGATTCTAGCAGCAAGTCTGAAACTCCTGCTAATTTGCTCAATTTTTCATTTGACCAACCTAAAGATACGTTAGAACGCTTAACACTTCCTCCACCCAAGGATTTGGAGTCTTTGCTTCTGGATGCAGCCAAGCCTGCTGTTTCTTCAAGGAATGCTTCTGAACCACGTCCAG TTAAGCTTTTAACAAGTAGGAGCACATGCCAAGGTAGATGGGTGAAAATGGGGTATGCTTTCAGTTCCCTTGGAAGTACCTCTAATTATTTTACAAACTTGGAGTCCTTCGCTTATGATGAGACCTTAGTTCCAGCAAGTGGTACAAAGCTGTCTATCCTAGATAATAATTTTGCTTCATCTACATTTGTTCCTCGGTGCGAGTGGGGTTCCTCAATAGCATCAGCTTCTGTGACATCCCACACTCCTCTGGGCGATACTTGCATGAAGG AATCTGGTGGCCTCAAGAATCGAGGAAAAG TTGGGCATTGTCCAAAAGTACTGGCAGCTGCTCAAACCTTGTGTGAGATTGCCGCATGTAACTCGAGGCTAAACCGAGATGGAATGATAATGAAGTGGCCAAAGAAGCCTACTCAAAAGGTGATGAAAGCTCGCAAATCAAAATCAAATGAGAAACATGAAGAAATGTTTGCATCATCCACTTCGACAAGAAATGGGGACCAAATATTGGCCTCAAAGAGGCCTAAACTCTCAACAAGTGAGAACAAGGAGGATCTTGTGCATATTAATGGTGTGCGAAAGGGCCCAATAAATTGGTCTACGCCAAAATCAAGTAGATCATCAGCCAAGTTGTCAGTTAGGGATTCAACTGCCTACATTGTAAAGCAATCATGTATGATGCCACCTCCAGCAAAGGTTCTGAACAGAACTTGCAATGGCCAACAAAAGGTCCGTAAATTAATGCGAATGGATTGGAGCTGGGAATGTGACAGGCAGGACTAA
- the LOC110639713 gene encoding uncharacterized protein LOC110639713 isoform X1, translating into MDAVELNYPVDVAAPKLMGSDGFGRDRVTLMEEEAAACESSRELCNSLLSKKEWTSSVNFLESTPLDKVPGSELCQHASHLPSFPSESVSKQRHCSGANGPSRVVPTPEKAHVQRKSGQMSRSGSGCHKRPQIALLEDTKGPVVVDVMKDPSDKLGSHLTKIDSQEKAHLSRQKNNFSSKRGDRRNSKVSTRAKYDSFSVKASLASFSSAAAGNNFFGLYGLKTDVHDITKLVDDLSLNDLLQGAYECPSLGKDRGKKATNTTERILHSVRKACSILQLPRSAQIQNFADIDSCSNEKMPMCQSSSISTVGNGDNGDSSTTDISLSNKLQDSSSKSETPANLLNFSFDQPKDTLERLTLPPPKDLESLLLDAAKPAVSSRNASEPRPGKQISRWPSLPQFPWSHTFSGHCRTNSDAVKLLTSRSTCQGRWVKMGYAFSSLGSTSNYFTNLESFAYDETLVPASGTKLSILDNNFASSTFVPRCEWGSSIASASVTSHTPLGDTCMKESGGLKNRGKVGHCPKVLAAAQTLCEIAACNSRLNRDGMIMKWPKKPTQKVMKARKSKSNEKHEEMFASSTSTRNGDQILASKRPKLSTSENKEDLVHINGVRKGPINWSTPKSSRSSAKLSVRDSTAYIVKQSCMMPPPAKVLNRTCNGQQKVRKLMRMDWSWECDRQD; encoded by the exons ATGGATGCTGTGGAGTTGAATTATCCTGTGGATGTGGCGGCACCGAAGCTTATGGGATCGGACGGGTTTGGTAGAGATAGGGTTACGTTGATGGAGGAGGAGGCAGCGGCTTGCGAGTCCAGCCGTGAGCTGTGCAACTCTTTGCTTAGCAAAAAAG AGTGGACAAGCTCAGTGAATTTTTTGGAGTCTACACCCTTGGATAAGGTTCCAGGTTCTGAACTTTGCCAGCATGCAAGCCACCTGCCCAGCTTTCCTAGTGAAAGCGTGTCCAAACAGCGCCATTGTAGTGGTGCCAATGGTCCTTCGAGGGTTGTTCCAACGCCTGAAAAAGCGCATGTACAGAGAAAATCAGGACAAATGTCAAGAAGTGGTAGTGGATGTCATAAAAGGCCACAAATAGCTCTATTGGAAGATACTAAAGGTCCAGTTGTGGTTGATGTCATGAAGGATCCATCTGATAAGCTAGGATCGCATCTGACAAAAATTGACTCTCAAG AGAAAGCTCATTTGTCAAGACAAAAGAACAACTTCAGCAGCAAACGTGGGGATAGGAGAAATTCCAAAGTTTCCACGAGGGCTAAATATGATTCCTTCTCTGTGAAGGCAAGTTTGGCGAGCTTCAGTTCAGCTGCTGCGGGAAACAACTTCTTTG GATTGTATGGTCTGAAGACAGATGTTCATGACATCACAAAACTTGTTGATGATTTATCATTGAATGATCTCCTTCAAGGCGCTTATGAGTGTCCTAGCTTAGGCAAAGACCGGGGAAAGAAAGCAACAAACACAACTGAACGTATTCTGCATTCAGTTAGAAAGGCTTGCTCTATTCTTCAGCTACCTAGGTCTGCACAGATCCAAAATTTTGCTGATATAGATAGCTGTTCCAATGAGAAAATGCCTATGTGCCAATCTAGCTCTATTTCTACTGTGGGAAATGGAGATAATGGTGATTCATCTACAACAGATATATCTTTATCAAACAAG TTACAGGATTCTAGCAGCAAGTCTGAAACTCCTGCTAATTTGCTCAATTTTTCATTTGACCAACCTAAAGATACGTTAGAACGCTTAACACTTCCTCCACCCAAGGATTTGGAGTCTTTGCTTCTGGATGCAGCCAAGCCTGCTGTTTCTTCAAGGAATGCTTCTGAACCACGTCCAGGCAAGCAAATATCTCGCTGGCCTAGCTTGCCACAATTTCCCTGGTCACACACTTTTAGTGGGCATTGTAGAACCAATTCTGATGCAGTTAAGCTTTTAACAAGTAGGAGCACATGCCAAGGTAGATGGGTGAAAATGGGGTATGCTTTCAGTTCCCTTGGAAGTACCTCTAATTATTTTACAAACTTGGAGTCCTTCGCTTATGATGAGACCTTAGTTCCAGCAAGTGGTACAAAGCTGTCTATCCTAGATAATAATTTTGCTTCATCTACATTTGTTCCTCGGTGCGAGTGGGGTTCCTCAATAGCATCAGCTTCTGTGACATCCCACACTCCTCTGGGCGATACTTGCATGAAGG AATCTGGTGGCCTCAAGAATCGAGGAAAAG TTGGGCATTGTCCAAAAGTACTGGCAGCTGCTCAAACCTTGTGTGAGATTGCCGCATGTAACTCGAGGCTAAACCGAGATGGAATGATAATGAAGTGGCCAAAGAAGCCTACTCAAAAGGTGATGAAAGCTCGCAAATCAAAATCAAATGAGAAACATGAAGAAATGTTTGCATCATCCACTTCGACAAGAAATGGGGACCAAATATTGGCCTCAAAGAGGCCTAAACTCTCAACAAGTGAGAACAAGGAGGATCTTGTGCATATTAATGGTGTGCGAAAGGGCCCAATAAATTGGTCTACGCCAAAATCAAGTAGATCATCAGCCAAGTTGTCAGTTAGGGATTCAACTGCCTACATTGTAAAGCAATCATGTATGATGCCACCTCCAGCAAAGGTTCTGAACAGAACTTGCAATGGCCAACAAAAGGTCCGTAAATTAATGCGAATGGATTGGAGCTGGGAATGTGACAGGCAGGACTAA
- the LOC110639713 gene encoding uncharacterized protein LOC110639713 isoform X2 yields the protein MDAVELNYPVDVAAPKLMGSDGFGRDRVTLMEEEAAACESSRELCNSLLSKKEWTSSVNFLESTPLDKVPGSELCQHASHLPSFPSESVSKQRHCSGANGPSRVVPTPEKAHVQRKSGQMSRSGSGCHKRPQIALLEDTKGPVVVDVMKDPSDKLGSHLTKIDSQEKAHLSRQKNNFSSKRGDRRNSKVSTRAKYDSFSVKASLASFSSAAAGNNFFGLYGLKTDVHDITKLVDDLSLNDLLQGAYECPSLGKDRGKKATNTTERILHSVRKACSILQLPRSAQIQNFADIDSCSNEKMPMCQSSSISTVGNGDNGDSSTTDISLSNKDSSSKSETPANLLNFSFDQPKDTLERLTLPPPKDLESLLLDAAKPAVSSRNASEPRPGKQISRWPSLPQFPWSHTFSGHCRTNSDAVKLLTSRSTCQGRWVKMGYAFSSLGSTSNYFTNLESFAYDETLVPASGTKLSILDNNFASSTFVPRCEWGSSIASASVTSHTPLGDTCMKESGGLKNRGKVGHCPKVLAAAQTLCEIAACNSRLNRDGMIMKWPKKPTQKVMKARKSKSNEKHEEMFASSTSTRNGDQILASKRPKLSTSENKEDLVHINGVRKGPINWSTPKSSRSSAKLSVRDSTAYIVKQSCMMPPPAKVLNRTCNGQQKVRKLMRMDWSWECDRQD from the exons ATGGATGCTGTGGAGTTGAATTATCCTGTGGATGTGGCGGCACCGAAGCTTATGGGATCGGACGGGTTTGGTAGAGATAGGGTTACGTTGATGGAGGAGGAGGCAGCGGCTTGCGAGTCCAGCCGTGAGCTGTGCAACTCTTTGCTTAGCAAAAAAG AGTGGACAAGCTCAGTGAATTTTTTGGAGTCTACACCCTTGGATAAGGTTCCAGGTTCTGAACTTTGCCAGCATGCAAGCCACCTGCCCAGCTTTCCTAGTGAAAGCGTGTCCAAACAGCGCCATTGTAGTGGTGCCAATGGTCCTTCGAGGGTTGTTCCAACGCCTGAAAAAGCGCATGTACAGAGAAAATCAGGACAAATGTCAAGAAGTGGTAGTGGATGTCATAAAAGGCCACAAATAGCTCTATTGGAAGATACTAAAGGTCCAGTTGTGGTTGATGTCATGAAGGATCCATCTGATAAGCTAGGATCGCATCTGACAAAAATTGACTCTCAAG AGAAAGCTCATTTGTCAAGACAAAAGAACAACTTCAGCAGCAAACGTGGGGATAGGAGAAATTCCAAAGTTTCCACGAGGGCTAAATATGATTCCTTCTCTGTGAAGGCAAGTTTGGCGAGCTTCAGTTCAGCTGCTGCGGGAAACAACTTCTTTG GATTGTATGGTCTGAAGACAGATGTTCATGACATCACAAAACTTGTTGATGATTTATCATTGAATGATCTCCTTCAAGGCGCTTATGAGTGTCCTAGCTTAGGCAAAGACCGGGGAAAGAAAGCAACAAACACAACTGAACGTATTCTGCATTCAGTTAGAAAGGCTTGCTCTATTCTTCAGCTACCTAGGTCTGCACAGATCCAAAATTTTGCTGATATAGATAGCTGTTCCAATGAGAAAATGCCTATGTGCCAATCTAGCTCTATTTCTACTGTGGGAAATGGAGATAATGGTGATTCATCTACAACAGATATATCTTTATCAAACAAG GATTCTAGCAGCAAGTCTGAAACTCCTGCTAATTTGCTCAATTTTTCATTTGACCAACCTAAAGATACGTTAGAACGCTTAACACTTCCTCCACCCAAGGATTTGGAGTCTTTGCTTCTGGATGCAGCCAAGCCTGCTGTTTCTTCAAGGAATGCTTCTGAACCACGTCCAGGCAAGCAAATATCTCGCTGGCCTAGCTTGCCACAATTTCCCTGGTCACACACTTTTAGTGGGCATTGTAGAACCAATTCTGATGCAGTTAAGCTTTTAACAAGTAGGAGCACATGCCAAGGTAGATGGGTGAAAATGGGGTATGCTTTCAGTTCCCTTGGAAGTACCTCTAATTATTTTACAAACTTGGAGTCCTTCGCTTATGATGAGACCTTAGTTCCAGCAAGTGGTACAAAGCTGTCTATCCTAGATAATAATTTTGCTTCATCTACATTTGTTCCTCGGTGCGAGTGGGGTTCCTCAATAGCATCAGCTTCTGTGACATCCCACACTCCTCTGGGCGATACTTGCATGAAGG AATCTGGTGGCCTCAAGAATCGAGGAAAAG TTGGGCATTGTCCAAAAGTACTGGCAGCTGCTCAAACCTTGTGTGAGATTGCCGCATGTAACTCGAGGCTAAACCGAGATGGAATGATAATGAAGTGGCCAAAGAAGCCTACTCAAAAGGTGATGAAAGCTCGCAAATCAAAATCAAATGAGAAACATGAAGAAATGTTTGCATCATCCACTTCGACAAGAAATGGGGACCAAATATTGGCCTCAAAGAGGCCTAAACTCTCAACAAGTGAGAACAAGGAGGATCTTGTGCATATTAATGGTGTGCGAAAGGGCCCAATAAATTGGTCTACGCCAAAATCAAGTAGATCATCAGCCAAGTTGTCAGTTAGGGATTCAACTGCCTACATTGTAAAGCAATCATGTATGATGCCACCTCCAGCAAAGGTTCTGAACAGAACTTGCAATGGCCAACAAAAGGTCCGTAAATTAATGCGAATGGATTGGAGCTGGGAATGTGACAGGCAGGACTAA
- the LOC110639716 gene encoding protein LURP-one-related 17, whose protein sequence is MFFFLKSLSRSVHDEEQHHQESEIKITTDGIGTCTSLTVWRKSLIINCSGFTVINSHGDLAYRVDNYIAHPDELILMDGSGKSILTMHRHKKLGLGESWLIYEGEMGECCPRTKLSKKPIWSVKKHIQILKANQNNVLAYVFRGTIDRKRHSYVIEGSYAHRSCKVLDESRRVVAEIKRKEAKTGGVSFGIEVFALIVQPGFDPGFAMALVLILDQMFS, encoded by the exons ATGttctttttcttgaaatccttgtcAAGATCAGTCCATGATGAAGAACAACACCATCAAGAATCAGAGATCAAGATTACTACAGATGGGATTGGGACGTGTACTTCATTAACAGTATGGAGAAAGTCTCTTATAATTAATTGCAGTGGATTTACAGTGATTAATTCCCATGGAGATTTAGCTTATCGGGTTGACAATTATATTGCTCATCCCGATGAACTTATTCTCATGGATGGCTCTGGGAAATCCATCCTCACAATGCATCGTCACAAG AAGCTTGGATTAGGAGAGAGCTGGCTTATATATGAAGGGGAAATGGGTGAATGTTGTCCAAGAACAAAATTATCAAAGAAGCCAATTTGGAGTGTAAAGAAGCATATTCAAATTCTAAAAGCAAATCAGAATAATGTACTAGCATATGTTTTTCGAGGAACCATAGATCGGAAAAGGCATTCATATGTGATAGAAGGTTCGTATGCACACAGATCATGTAAAGTACTGGATGAGTCAAGGAGGGTGGTGGCTGAGATCAAGAGGAAAGAAGCCAAAACTGGAGGAGTTTCTTTTGGGATAGAAGTTTTTGCTTTGATCGTACAGCCAGGGTTTGATCCTGGATTTGCCATGGCTCTGGTTTTGATATTGGATCAGATGTTCTCAtga